Proteins encoded within one genomic window of Aquipuribacter hungaricus:
- a CDS encoding YnfA family protein, with product MSDVARSLVLFALAALAEIGGAWLVWQGVREHRGWVWIGAGVVALGVYGFVATLQPDANFGRILAAYGGVFVAGSLAWGMVVDGFRPDRYDVTGAVVCLVGVALIMYAPRPA from the coding sequence ATGTCTGACGTCGCTCGGTCCCTGGTCCTCTTCGCCCTGGCGGCGCTGGCGGAGATCGGCGGAGCCTGGTTGGTGTGGCAGGGGGTGCGCGAGCACCGCGGCTGGGTCTGGATCGGGGCGGGAGTGGTGGCCCTGGGGGTCTACGGCTTCGTCGCGACGCTGCAGCCCGACGCGAACTTCGGCCGGATCCTCGCTGCCTACGGCGGGGTGTTCGTCGCCGGCTCGCTGGCGTGGGGGATGGTCGTCGACGGCTTCCGCCCGGACCGGTACGACGTGACGGGGGCGGTGGTCTGCCTGGTCGGGGTGGCGCTCATCATGTACGCCCCGCGACCGGCCTGA
- a CDS encoding copper resistance CopC family protein, giving the protein MPDSERSSRRLRPARSMARLGGLVLGAWAMVLGVALGAAPAEAHGQLVVQDSLPVEGARIGEPLDELTLVFTEAPAVFAYFTVTAPDGTRVDSGWTDGQPAPLSTPVEEFNRVDGQWVSVYYSTGFPAQVGVAHWPAAGDYTVTYSSVASDGEAVEGSYVFAYDGPVTQAPPGWTPPTDPPDPLLVEALEAGDPDGVTGDPDADGRDTGEVGGGEPSAGAGTVGDPRADDAEAAGAGPGVQPAVYVVVGLLVAGAVASVVAVTRRGRAGVGSGGGGGVAGGTGGAGRVPAPTGRRRPSS; this is encoded by the coding sequence GTGCCAGACAGCGAGAGATCTTCCCGCCGGCTCCGGCCGGCCCGGTCCATGGCCCGCCTCGGCGGGCTGGTGCTGGGGGCCTGGGCGATGGTCCTCGGTGTCGCGCTGGGGGCGGCCCCCGCCGAGGCCCACGGGCAGCTGGTGGTGCAGGACTCGCTGCCGGTGGAGGGCGCCCGGATCGGTGAACCCCTGGACGAGCTGACGCTGGTGTTCACGGAGGCGCCGGCGGTGTTCGCGTACTTCACGGTCACCGCGCCGGACGGCACCCGGGTGGACAGCGGCTGGACGGACGGGCAGCCCGCGCCGCTGTCGACGCCGGTGGAGGAGTTCAACCGCGTCGACGGGCAGTGGGTGTCGGTGTACTACAGCACCGGGTTCCCGGCCCAGGTCGGTGTCGCGCACTGGCCCGCGGCGGGGGACTACACGGTCACCTACTCCAGCGTCGCCTCAGACGGGGAGGCGGTGGAGGGGTCGTACGTCTTCGCCTACGACGGTCCTGTCACGCAGGCGCCGCCCGGCTGGACGCCGCCGACCGACCCGCCGGACCCGCTGCTGGTCGAGGCCCTGGAGGCCGGTGACCCGGACGGGGTGACCGGGGACCCGGACGCCGACGGTCGTGACACCGGTGAGGTGGGCGGCGGTGAGCCCTCCGCCGGGGCCGGCACGGTCGGCGACCCGCGAGCGGACGACGCCGAGGCGGCCGGGGCGGGGCCGGGGGTGCAGCCGGCGGTCTACGTGGTCGTCGGGCTGCTGGTCGCCGGTGCTGTCGCCTCGGTGGTCGCCGTCACCCGTCGCGGCCGTGCCGGTGTCGGTAGCGGTGGTGGTGGCGGTGTCGCGGGTGGGACCGGCGGTGCCGGGAGGGTGCCTGCACCGACGGGGCGGCGGCGCCCGTCGTCCTGA